A part of Streptomyces sp. NBC_01235 genomic DNA contains:
- a CDS encoding acetylxylan esterase: protein MPAFDLTLPELERHRPEPDEPADFDTFWSDTLKEAEQREPVVSVHPVETGLRLTQTWDVTFRGFAGDPVHAWLSLPADAREPLPAVVEYVGYGRGRGLPHERLTWVNAGYAHLLMDNRGQGDQYGNGGATPDPHATAPGGPGPAVRGLLSPRDYHYRRLITDAVRAVTAVRVLPGVDPARTVAVGNSQGGGLALAVAGLVPDLAAVLVTAPLLCGIRRALTLTDAGPYGEIAAYLSVHRGAEETAYRTLSYVEGVSFARRARARAHFGTGLRDTVCPPSGAYAAFNRYGELSDGTDPRKEIHPYPFNGHEGGEAEQVRRQLHWLSAQLAD, encoded by the coding sequence GTGCCCGCGTTCGACCTGACGCTGCCGGAGCTGGAACGCCACCGACCCGAGCCCGACGAACCCGCCGACTTCGACACGTTCTGGAGTGACACCCTGAAGGAGGCCGAGCAGCGGGAGCCGGTGGTGTCGGTACACCCCGTCGAAACCGGTCTCCGTCTGACGCAGACCTGGGACGTGACGTTCCGGGGCTTCGCAGGGGATCCGGTGCACGCCTGGTTGAGCCTTCCAGCCGATGCCCGGGAACCGCTTCCAGCGGTCGTCGAGTACGTCGGCTACGGACGCGGCCGCGGTCTCCCCCACGAGCGCCTGACCTGGGTGAACGCAGGTTACGCCCACCTGCTCATGGACAACCGCGGCCAGGGCGACCAGTACGGCAACGGAGGCGCCACCCCCGACCCGCACGCCACCGCGCCCGGCGGCCCCGGCCCGGCCGTCCGCGGCCTCCTCTCCCCTCGGGACTACCACTACCGCCGTCTGATCACGGACGCGGTGCGCGCGGTGACGGCGGTCCGTGTGCTGCCGGGCGTGGACCCCGCCCGCACGGTCGCCGTCGGAAACAGTCAGGGCGGCGGACTCGCCCTCGCCGTCGCGGGCCTGGTCCCCGACCTGGCCGCCGTCCTCGTCACGGCCCCGCTCCTGTGCGGCATCCGGCGTGCCCTGACCCTCACCGACGCGGGTCCCTACGGCGAGATCGCCGCCTACCTCTCCGTCCACCGCGGCGCCGAAGAAACCGCCTACCGCACGCTCTCCTACGTGGAAGGCGTCTCCTTCGCCCGCCGCGCCCGCGCCCGCGCCCACTTCGGCACGGGTCTGCGCGACACGGTCTGTCCGCCGAGCGGGGCATACGCGGCGTTCAACCGGTACGGGGAGCTGAGCGACGGCACGGATCCACGGAAGGAGATCCACCCGTATCCGTTCAACGGGCACGAGGGGGGTGAGGCCGAGCAGGTGCGTCGCCAACTGCACTGGCTTTCTGCGCAGTTGGCCGACTGA
- a CDS encoding ABC transporter permease, producing MSTSTTSAPPPGTQDRPPKTRHGPTPLAARRGWRRALRRDWQLYSLAVLPLLFFLVFRYLPMIGNVIAFRRFEPGGSILGERWVGLRYVRMFLTDPTFWQVFRNTLWLGGLTLVFCFPIPIVLALLLNEVRRRSLKRFVQSISYLPHFLSIVIVAGITMQMLATDGPVNHVLGWFGHDPVRFIQEPGWFRTIYVGSEVWQTAGWGTILYLAALTTIDEDLYEAARIDGASRWRQIWHVTLPGIRPTMITLLILNIGTFMAVGFEKVLLLYNPLTYPTADVVSTYLYRAGVESNSFSYAAAIGLFEAIIGLVLITGANQLSRRTVGTSLW from the coding sequence ATGAGCACCTCCACCACATCGGCCCCACCCCCAGGAACCCAGGACCGGCCGCCCAAGACCCGGCACGGTCCCACGCCTTTGGCCGCGCGGCGTGGCTGGCGGCGGGCGCTGCGACGGGACTGGCAGCTGTACTCGCTGGCCGTGCTGCCGCTGCTGTTCTTCCTGGTCTTCCGCTACCTGCCGATGATCGGCAACGTGATCGCCTTCCGTCGCTTCGAACCGGGCGGTTCGATCCTGGGGGAGCGGTGGGTGGGGCTGCGCTACGTGCGGATGTTCCTGACCGACCCGACCTTCTGGCAGGTCTTCCGCAACACGCTGTGGCTCGGCGGGCTGACGCTGGTGTTCTGTTTTCCCATCCCGATCGTCCTGGCGCTGCTGCTCAACGAGGTGCGCCGGCGCTCGCTGAAACGGTTCGTGCAATCGATTTCGTATCTGCCGCACTTCCTGTCGATCGTGATCGTCGCGGGCATCACCATGCAGATGCTGGCCACGGACGGCCCGGTCAACCATGTACTGGGCTGGTTCGGCCACGACCCGGTCCGGTTCATCCAGGAACCGGGCTGGTTCCGCACGATCTACGTGGGCTCGGAGGTCTGGCAGACCGCCGGCTGGGGCACGATCCTCTATCTCGCCGCGCTCACCACGATCGACGAGGACCTTTACGAGGCCGCCCGCATCGACGGCGCCAGCCGCTGGCGGCAGATCTGGCACGTCACCCTGCCCGGAATCCGGCCCACCATGATCACGCTGCTGATCCTCAACATCGGCACGTTCATGGCGGTCGGCTTCGAGAAGGTCCTGCTGCTGTACAACCCGCTGACCTATCCGACGGCCGACGTGGTCTCCACCTACCTCTACCGTGCCGGCGTCGAGTCCAACAGCTTCAGCTACGCCGCCGCCATCGGGCTGTTCGAAGCGATCATCGGCCTGGTGCTGATCACCGGCGCGAACCAGTTGTCGCGACGCACAGTGGGGACGAGCCTGTGGTGA
- a CDS encoding carbohydrate ABC transporter permease, whose translation MSLLTPRAPRPRTSVNQPTRGYRVFQGVNGVILTLVVLVTLYPFVTIVARSFSGERQIRAGEVNLWPKGFNLTTYKIVVQDSMFWRNYGNTVLYTVLSTVVAMVLTTCYAYVLSKRNLKGRGFLVGVAVFTMFFTGGLIPNYVLVTSLGLKNSVWAIALPNAISVFNLLVMKAFFESLPTELEEAAEIDGLSTYGVLLRIVLPLSKAVIATMVLFYSVSFWNSWFSAYLYMDRTELMPATVYLRNLISGATTGGNAGAGTAELSQVGANIQAVTIVLTSLPILCVYPFVQRFFVSGVMLGAVKG comes from the coding sequence GTGAGCCTTCTGACCCCCCGTGCTCCGCGTCCGCGCACCTCCGTGAACCAGCCCACCCGCGGCTACCGCGTTTTCCAGGGCGTCAACGGAGTGATCCTCACCCTCGTCGTGCTCGTGACCCTCTACCCCTTCGTCACCATCGTCGCCCGGTCCTTCAGCGGCGAACGTCAGATCCGCGCCGGTGAAGTGAACCTGTGGCCCAAGGGGTTCAACCTCACCACTTACAAGATCGTCGTCCAGGACTCGATGTTCTGGCGAAACTACGGAAACACCGTGCTCTACACGGTTCTCTCCACCGTCGTCGCCATGGTTCTGACGACCTGTTATGCCTACGTCCTGTCGAAGAGAAACCTCAAGGGTCGTGGTTTCCTCGTCGGTGTCGCCGTGTTCACCATGTTCTTCACCGGCGGCCTGATCCCCAACTACGTTCTGGTCACCAGCCTCGGCCTGAAGAACTCCGTCTGGGCGATCGCGCTGCCCAACGCGATCAGCGTCTTCAACCTGCTGGTGATGAAGGCCTTCTTCGAGAGCCTGCCGACCGAGCTGGAGGAGGCCGCGGAGATCGACGGGCTGAGCACGTACGGCGTCCTGCTCAGGATCGTGCTGCCGCTGTCCAAAGCCGTCATCGCGACGATGGTGCTCTTCTACTCGGTGTCGTTCTGGAACTCCTGGTTCTCGGCGTACCTCTACATGGACCGGACGGAGCTCATGCCGGCCACCGTCTATCTGCGCAACCTCATCTCGGGCGCCACCACGGGTGGCAACGCCGGCGCCGGCACGGCAGAGCTCAGCCAGGTCGGGGCGAACATCCAGGCGGTCACGATCGTGCTGACGTCACTGCCCATTCTCTGTGTGTACCCGTTCGTCCAGCGCTTCTTCGTCTCGGGCGTGATGCTCGGCGCGGTCAAGGGCTGA